Genomic window (Capsicum annuum cultivar UCD-10X-F1 chromosome 10, UCD10Xv1.1, whole genome shotgun sequence):
ttaTTCAATCTTGGGGAAATAGCCCATGCataaatctcatgtcaaaacatcataataatcatgcttgataatggaAACAATGAtcattcatctcaaaatctataatttactgcataggcatgaaaatatgaaaatagacatgcaattcatcttcaaaatatcttaaaaactcatactttgcaaatagcaataatgggtatgaaccctaattcaaatctcatgtaatcTCATTCAAATAATGTAAATTTGTgattaaaaactaatttttggcacaaagatgaaaggaggtccttgttgaaaaatcccacataccttaattgatgatcttagatgaaaagcttgaatcttggattcctatgatgctGTTGAATATGAGTTCTTGAATATCTTCTCTTGGGAATCCTCCATCTAAAGTTTTTTTGAAGAATCTATGATGGAATttggtttcttggagaaggggtTTTTGGTTTCTAGagttttgcttttgaagagaatggTGAATAATGAgaataaagtgcttagaataagCTTAAATCTTATGCTTGGACGGATTAGGGCcttggaaattgaccaaaatatcctttttaaactttaagtcGGAACTGAAAAATGTAATATTTTTCTCGATTTGGTTGGCCACCACGACGTACCACACtcgcggtggctcattggaaaaggatgagtgggaACTGGGCATTCtccgcgacgcggagctatcgcggtGCCCTATAGTTTTTGCCATTTTAGCTACTGGcgtgatgcgccaccatcgcgttGAGCTATTAGAAATcaacaattgggaatttggacctcttCGTGACATGCCAACatcgcggaggtccactggaattgacaattatgaaattgtccttcaccgcgatgcggtggttgCTCAAGTGGACATTGTCAACTTAAAAGcgtcataactccttcaccgagtgtcggaattgggagaatttagtatcgatggaaatcttattcaattttccacacaatgaaaagtcaaaatcttgaaaattacacatgaaataaatattattcattttggaagctatcccttaacattccaGGAACGAATTTAtgctaggaaaaatatggggtattacacacgATCTTCTCAAAGATGCTTTTTGAGCCAAGCTGAGAGTAACTTGGTCTAGGTTCTTACAAACTCCCCCCTTTCCCATCCTTaaaccccccctccccctccttattttttttctcattctaaATCTAACCTCTTTCATTTAGTGTGGTAGGGGTATTTCTACATATTCTAGGCCCTAACCTTTGAAGGAGGCGAGGAAAAGATaacaaatctttaagaaaatattgcCATTCTAGAGAAGCATGTTTATAGTTTTGAGACCACTCTGGCATAAAAAATGAGACCCTCAGTCGATATGAGTAAATTTAGGACCAATTAAACTTAAAGATATGAAGATTATCGGTAGGGTCAAGGGTGTAGATGAGAGGGTTGATCAGTCCTATTAAGAGTGGTTACATCTGTGAACccttctaaataaaaaaattattgaagctACAGATGCtcgagttgaaaaaaaaattcccttAAGAGAGTTAGCTCTCTTAAGGTGTTTAAGAATGCTTTTAcgagaaataagaaaaagttaaacCTCTTTAGTGGAATTTGAGAAAAAGTATGTCCAACCATTCGTCTATGAAGtattatattattactattaacATGGCGAGATTTGGGAGGAGAAGCTGACCATTCTTGAAGTATTATGGCTGATCCTACTGTGGTTGAAAAAGAAGGCATCGTTGTTTATGCGATGGTCATCGCCTACACTAGCCCATCCtttgattttgacaaatttgCATTTTATATGAATGAAATAACTTTGGGAAGTAAGTCCAATGAGAAGCCAGGCTCCCCCAAAGAGCAAACCTTTAAGACTACACTTTTTCATTTCAGGCTTCTCGTGTATTTTGATATTCTTTGGATGTATTCGTCTTTATTCTTGAGACTCTCTTAGCTATGTTGGATTGTGGAATGTCatcatgtatatatattattactatttatcTTTTGTTTGATACATGTTTGCGTGGGGTGATCCCATTTtttaccataatcaacaatcaTTATTTGGTCTTTACTTGATGATTAAACATGGATGTTAATCACTTTTTGTTATGATAGAACCTTAGTTAAATCTATCAACCCTCTAGGAGTCGGGGCTCTATACCAGGAAAACACATAAGTTGAAGTAATGCACGATCATATTCTGCTTGCTTTGCCTTCCATGTTGTGTCTATATATGTGAAAATTGATCTTGgacctaactcacaccccaaaagctagcttatgaggaggaggattgcccaagccttataaggagaccaaggacccttttcTCTTTCAATGTAGGATACTTAACACCCCCCCGCATGCCCAGGATAATTGTAGCATGGATAACACGCACAGGCTAACTGGAGCATGGACAATATATATAGGGGCCCACCATCGGTGAACAAATATTTGGAATGggcctggctttgataccatgataaagaaatggaccttgggcctaactcaacatCAAAAGCTAGGTCATGAGGGGAGGATtatccaagaccatataaggagaccaagaaCCCTTTAACCCACTGATGTGGGACTCCAATACCCCCCCCGCACGCCCAGGGTTGGACTTCTGGAGCATGAACAATATAAGATGGGGGGCCCAACATTGGAAACAATGATTTGGGTgggcctgactctgataccatgttaaaattggtcttggacctaactcacaccccaaaagatagctcatgaggaggaggattgcccaagccttATAAAGAGACCAAGGACCTCTAACTGAGGAGGATGGAATTTTGATGCTGAAGTTCCTGGTGCAGCTTCACCTAGCACCACTCATGAAGAAACATGCCAAGATAACTGTTCCCTGCCTCAACCCTTTTCCTGTAGACCTACGCGAACAAGCAAACCACCAGTGTGGATGCATGATTATGTTGATACTTCTCGAAATCAGAGATGCAAACACCTATTAGCCAACAGCTTGTCTTATAAAAATCTGAGTCCTACTTATCTGTGCTATTTATCCAAATTCTCTACTTTAACTGAGCCTCAGCACTATAAACAGGCTGTAATAGATGAAAGGTGGGTGGAAGCTATGAAATCAGAGGTACAAGCCTTAGAAGCTAACAACACATGGATCATTGTTGATCTACCTAAAGGGAAGAATACTGTTGGTTCCAAGTGGATATACAAGATCAAATATCTTGCAAATGGTAAAGTGGAGAGGTTCAAAGCAAGGTTAGTAGCCAAAGGATATATCCAGCAAGAAGGGTTGGACTATAATGAAACCTTCTCACCAGTATCTAAGATGGTTACAGTCAGATGTGTGATTGCACTAGCTGCATCTAAAGGTTGGAatcttcatcaaatggatgtgcaTAATGCATTCATCCAAGGGGATATTTAGGAGGAAGTTTACATGGAAATGCCTGAAGGATTTAGAAAACAGGGGGAGCATAAGGTGTGTAAGTTGATCAAATCCTTGTATGGTCTTAAGCAAGCCTCCAATCAGTGGAATCTTaagcttactcatgccttacttGATGTTGGTTTTACCCAAAGTGcacatgattattccctatttACCCTGCATCAAGGTAATGATACTGTTATAGgtcttgtttatgttgatgatttactaATCACTGGAAGCAGTGCCTCCTTGATCAATGCTACCAAAAATCAAGTTACATCAGGAGTTTAAGATGAAAGACTTGGGGGATCTCAAgtattttttgggtattgaagtTTTAAGATTAACATCAGGGATCATTTTGAACCAAAGAAAGTATATTCTAGAGTTGATTGCTGAAACAGGTCTTAGTGGTGCTAAGCCTGATATTACTCCCTTAGAGTGTAATACTAGGCTCACCTCTATTGAGTATGATCACGCAACAGGTGCAAAAGGTGATGAACTATTGTCTGATATTTTCTCTTACCAAAGACTTGTTGGGAAGCTTATGTATGCCACCATTACAAGGCTAGACATTAACTTTGTTGTACAGGCTCTAAGACAATTCATGCAACATCCCAAGAAGTCTCACTGGGAAGCAGCTACTAGGGTAGTTAGGTACTTAAAAAATTCTGTTGGCCAAGGTGTCTGGTTAAAGGCTGAACCTGCTAATACTTTGACTTGCTGGTGTGACTCTAATTGGGCTGCCTGTCCAAACACCAGAAGATCATTTACTGTTTATGCTATTCACTTTGGTGAATCACTCATATCATGGAAGTCCAAGAAGCAATACACTATTTCTAGGAGTTTTGCTGAAGCTGAGTACAGAAGCATGGCTTCAGCAGTTGCAGAACTCACTTGGCTGGTTGGATTCTATTAGGAACTTAAGGTCCCTATCAACCTCCCCATTTAAGTTTATAGTGACAGTAATTCATCCATTCAACTGGACAACAATCCTGTGTTCCATGAGAGAACAAAATACATTGAGATTGACTGTCATTTCATTAGGGACAAATTCAAGGATGGATTGATTAAGGCCCTACATGTTCACTCTACAGATCAACTTGCTCAATATGCCCACTTACTTAGGAAGCTTGGTGTGCTGAATGTTCTACACCCTACAGCTTGAGGGGGAGTTTTTGGAACATACACGACTACCTGTTCCACTGTGTGTAATACTGATAGGAGTAGGCATTCGACTAGTTAGGAGCATATTATTGAGTCAGTTGTATAagttgttagaggttgttagaCAATGATTAGTGAGTGGAAATGAGCTATCAAATAGAGTGTTCTAGAAGAAAGgtagttattagatattttattGCCTATATAAGGCACAACAATCTGATTGTAACAAACAAGTTTTGAAGCAGTTATAATTTTGATTGTTCTCCTCTTCTTAGCTCCAaaaaacaatgataaaaaaatggaccttgggcctaactcaacctcaaaatctagctcatgaggggaggattatccaagaccatataaggataCCAAGAACCCTTTAACCCAccaatgtgggactccaacacccccccGCACTCCTATGAATGGATTTCTGGAGCGTGAACAATTTAAGACGGGGAGAATAATATCGAAAACAATGAGCTGGGTGGGCCTGactttgataccatgtgaaaatTGGTCTTAGaactaactcacaccccaaaatcTAGCTCATGAGGAGGAAGATTGCCGAAGATTTATAAGGAGATCAAAGACCCTTTCCTcttccgatgtgggatacttaaccatatatatatatatatatatatcataaatgcACTTCGGAATACCTGCCTTAGTCCTTGTTATTAGTTTTTTTCTTAAATGTTGAGCCTGAGAGCTCTTTTCCAATTGAGTTTCTCTAAGCATGTTTTGCTCCTATCTTGTTAAAAATATTGTAGGTAAGAACTCaaataggataaaaaaataagaagaggaAAAAGAGTGTAGGGCTTACAGCAGGTATTTTGCTAACAATAGTATCTAATCAAATAAATCTTGTTCCAAATTTTATGTTGTCGGTTACCCTGAAGATCGGCTAGCTGGCATGACTCTTTTTCAGCTATACAAACCACTCTGTATGTCATCTTTCATTTGGGATACAACTTCTCCTCATTCGGATTTCAAGTGCTCAACGTGACTTTTCTTATCACGAAATCTTTGATGTTGAAATAATGGAGTTTAGTTCTGTAATTATTGTATCTCTCCATTATTAGATTTTGTGGGATCATATGCATAAGAGAAAACTCTCACTGATCTTCTAATATATCTAAGCTTCCTCTTAGTGCTTTTCATTTGTTTCATCATCAACCTTTGAGTAGAGATAACTAAGTTAACCTATCTCGAACTGTCTTAGCACCTCGTGAACCTTCCTCAAAAAGTACTTGGTGCTCCTAGGGCCCTTTAAATTTTTCTAGTGGCCCTAGGTACGTTCTCTTATAAAGGTTTTTGTCCATTAGAAAATATCTACCCACTTTGGTTCAGAGTGTTCGAGATGCCTTTGCATCTATAAGCAATTTTCCCTCTCTTAGATATAACATACTGATTCCTCCTGTATCATACAAATCTAGGTTCATCTCCCTTTGTTTTAGGTCTTATAATGCTGAATATAAAAGTTGGACCATAGATACTCTTGCAACATCATATGCTTCAGTGGATGACCCTAGAGTGGCTAATGCACTTgcctcatcttttttctttgcaGAATTTGCTCCAGGGTCCATTTCTGGAAATAAGATAAATGATCTCATACCTTGTCCTTATACTTCACCATCTGTTCATCTTCTGTATTAAGTGTAATAATATTTATGtaacaaaataaaatgatgacTGAAATATTGGTAAGTCATAGAGAATAATGTGAACTAACTCAAGTTGATAGCATAGCATACTGAAGATTCTGTTCAtgaatgtcatgacccaaaccagggcctggccgccctgggtatctcaagtccattgaggatcggagaccacccctttttgTACCCaaccaaacaacacaatatcctcaatatcgaatgaattccaaacatataacaagataagtttACAGAATAAAAGGTATTTCTATAATCGATAGCCAGCGACCGGACAAAACAAcatcatcacccaagtccacagtaatccagcAAAGTCTTTGAacaaaagaaccaaaaaccagtcttggttgggacatgtccctGATACTGAcaaatgacaatgacaatgacaatgataatgttaatgaacATGAAACTATCAACTCTAAGCTATGATAAgaactaatgaaatgtctaaatcttccaaagtatgaaatctcAGCACTTCACCACAACAAATCGATGAACCGAGCTGATCCACCTACTTCTACGCAGAAAAAATAGACTTGCCTTCAGACCCTGCATAGCGTAGGGATACAACGTTTGGAGACAGTTAGGGgtgtgaacactagcatgaaacttagGGATAAGTGACAAAATAATATCAAGTCCAGCCATTGAAATGCCATATGAATCACATCATAATACATGTATAATAATATGTCAGGATAGGGatcaaggtttagcatgaactttaaaaccttagtttggattgtgtagctcaaccgtcataacatatgAAGGAACCCATTGGCTATATTGGTCTAGCTCCCCCCAGCTGGTAGGTCCCTAGTGTGTGTGACCCCACGAACCAGAGGTTATACATATTCActatgagggactcgaacctcctggcATATCAAGTTGACACAAGCACCATATCATATAGTACAGagtgggggactcaaacctcccagtcaCATGATAGTAATAACAATAAGGAGGACCCAAACCACCCAGTTATACAGACCCCCGCATTGGCAATCatggttttcagtattggtccttcaggacctctactttcacgactcagctacacaaccctcattaatgCCCAATCAAAACAATTAGCACTTACATTAtcatttattgaaccatgatatacatttaggcatacattgttggtatcgtcataccaactaatCTTGCAAGGTAgcatcaacatgccaaaccaattaccATCACttaggggaattcacaacccctttgggttcaattatacattagcttggggaattatacaaccccataaggttcaattcaaaatcattacaCTTCATTAACCTTTTACctaatgcaatagttcaaaacTACTTCAACGTGcacatttttatattcaaaaccaattccataatatggggttggggtcataacaacttcaaaagtcacaagtttaggaaaTCATAATCCCTATTTTATTCGACATTCCCATGtatcaaattgattttaaaactgccatataaaaatacataacCTATGCATGGACAAAtataaaacatcacataaacaacagttattcaaaaccctcaactaatGTTTTCAAAACTAACcacaataccatatgaacaacactttaaaacttataatttaagtaaaataataattaggaaagagtaacatgccagGAATACCAAGTTTCACAAAAAGAATATAACcgttgagcccttggatgacctacttcttggaaaccctaagtaggGAAGCTTGAGATACTTGAGATAGTTTTATAAGTGTTTGAGtacgttatgaatgagaaatCAGCCCCCCCCCCTTATGTAGTTTATGAATGTGGGGTCTTAATTGGATgagaagggaattgtccaaagtgcccttaatttaaaaactaaaatttagtcatcggtgactacgggtcactatacgactcataaagactcattacgactcgtcaccatgagtcgtatCTAAGACAGTTTCTAGGAATCCTACACACTATTGAACTGGTATGACTTGTAATaggactatacgactcgtatggtccagtcgtagtcaacacagaaaccTATTTGGGGTAAACACTCGACACCCtatgatttgcacccaatgactcgtaatgagtccttacgacttatggtgagccactcgtactcagagaagaATTTAGCCACATACTTACTAATTTAGTTACGATTTAGTCCAATGACTCGTCAaactccctatgactcataggggaTTTGTAgttaggacagtgaggataaaatttctaAAATCTTCACGGACCAAAAACTCGGGTGTTACATACTccacccttaggatcattcatcctcgaaagacAAGACAAGGAATTTATTAGCACAGTTTGACTCCAACACAATCACAATTACCTTTAACaaggacaaaaaataaagatattaaggaatacatatACCTCAAGCGTGATTATCTGAAATGGGGAATAAGAACGGATATTTAgatttcatgtcctcctcggctttcCACGTAGCTTCCTCGACCTTttgtttctccaaagaacctttatcgatgccatatccttggtccacaaccaaaGAACTTTCCAATCCAAAATATCAACTGGGACTTCCATATAAGATAAGGAATTTGAAATACCCAcctctccaaaggaacaaccatcaaaggatcacccacacattttctCAACATCGAAACAAGAAACACCgaatgaatgaagctcaaactagaaggcaactccaatttatattcaacatTACCAACCCTAGTAAAAAacaagtatggaccaacataatggggactgagtttccccttcttaccaaaccgccttcatgggagacaccttcaagaacacccaatcaccaatactgaactccaactccctttacCTCACATCCGtctaggacttttggtgactttgggaggCCTTAAGTCTATCCAGAATTagcttcaccttctccatggcttggtgaaccaaattagggaCAAATTACTTATTTTCACCagcctcaaaccacccaataggagacctacacctcctaacTTATAAGGCCTCAAActgagccataccaatgctagagtgataactgttattgtaggtaaAATTTATGAGTgctcaacccaaataccaccaaaataaaaaatacaagcgCAAAGCATATATTTCAAGTCCTAATTTGTCCTTTTTGCTTGCCTATCCATCTATGGATAGAATAAGGTACTAAGGGCTACCTTCATCCCCAAACCTCATTGGAtcgacctccaaaagtgagatgagaactgagtactcTGATTAGATAAGATTGAAGttggagtaccatgcaacttcaagATCTcttcaatgaacaacttggcataatccccAGAAGAGAAAAtagtcctcactggtaagaagtgagcagacttagtcatcctatccatgatgataCAAATGAATCAAATTGCTGGCGAGACCATgaaagaccagtaacaaaatccatattaattatctgtCATTTCCAGATCGgcagctcaatctcttgagtcaacccaacGGGCCTCAaatgctccaccttcacttgctgacacaccatgcacttagccataaaattagccacatgcatcttcat
Coding sequences:
- the LOC107844383 gene encoding uncharacterized mitochondrial protein AtMg00810-like, which codes for MKDLGDLKYFLGIEVLRLTSGIILNQRKYILELIAETGLSGAKPDITPLECNTRLTSIEYDHATGAKGDELLSDIFSYQRLVGKLMYATITRLDINFVVQALRQFMQHPKKSHWEAATRVVRYLKNSVGQGVWLKAEPANTLTCWCDSNWAACPNTRRSFTVYAIHFGESLISWKSKKQYTISRSFAEAEYRSMASAVAELTWLVGFY